From the Micromonospora echinofusca genome, the window AGGAGCTGCGCGGCATGGACGCGGCCGGGGTGAAGTGACCGGTCGGCGCCGGCGCTCCGCCCGAAACCGCAGCGGCCGGCGCACGGTCCCGCGGTGACGACGGGGGGCCGGTGATGGACGGGGTGGCCGGCGAACTGGTCGTCGGCGTCCCCGAGGTCCGGCTGCGCCCCTTCGTGGAGCGCTACGTCGGCTACCGGGAGTGGGCCGCGCAGCCCCTCGTCCGCCGGGAGGTGGCCGGGGCGTTCGTGGTGGTCATCCTCGGCTGGGGCGCCCCGCTCGACGTCGTCGACCCGCGCAGCGCCGAGCGCAGCGCCTACCGGGTCGACTCGTTCGTCGCCGGCACCTTCGACGCGTACTGCGCGACCCGCACCTTCGGCGTGGGCGAGGGCGTCGAGCTGTTGCTGGCCCCGCTGGCAGCCCGGCGGATCCTCGGGCTGCCCCTCGGGGAACTGGCCAACCGGGCGGTGGCGGTCGAGCACCTGCCGGGAGGGTGGTTGGACCGGTTGCGGTGCCGCCTCGCTGCCGCCGAGAGCTGGTCGGCCCGTTTTGCCCTGCTCGACGCCGCGCTGGCCGCCCGGCTGGCGACGGCCGGGCCGGTCGACGCGCGGCTGGGCCGGGCCTGGCAGCGGCTGGCCGACAACGGCGGGCGGATCGGCGTGGGGCCGCTCGCCGACGAACTGGGCTGGAGTCGCCGTCACTTCGCCGTGCGGTTCCGCCAGGAGGTCGGCCTGTCGCCGAAGACCGTTGCCCGGCTGTTGCGCTTCCACCGCGCGTACGCGGCCTTGGGCGCGGGGCCGGGCGTGCCGGAGGCACTCGTCGGGGCGGAGCACCCGGGGCTGGCCGGCGGCTGGGCGGATCTGGCCGTGCGCTGCGGCTACTACGACCAGTCCCACCTGATCCGCGACTTCCGCGAGTTTGCCGGCGACACCCCGGCCGCGCTGCTCGCGAGGTCACATTCGTCCAATCCCGGCTGACCGGCTCGGCGGCAGAATCGGGGCATGCGAACCATCTACCCGATCTTCCGTTACCGGGACGCGCGCCCCGCCATCGACTGGCTCTGCGCGGCGTTCGGCTTCACCGTGCACGCCGTCCATGACTCGCCCGACGGTTCCGTGGCGCACGCCGAGCTCATCCTCGACACTGGGATGATCATGGTGGGTGAGCGGCCCGACTCCGCGCCCCGCCCGGGCGACGAGGAGTGGTCGGTGTACGTGGCGGTGGATGATCTCGACGCGCACCACGCCCGCGCCCGGGCGGCCGGTGCCGAGATCGTCCGCGAGCCCTTCGACACCGACTACGGCTCCCGCGACTACGCCGCCCGTGACCTGGCGGGGAACGTCTGGTCGTTCGGCACGTACCGGCCCTGACCGCCGCGACGCGGACCCCTGTGGTGCGGCAGGGCGAGCGGTCCCAGTTGCGGTACGCGAGCGAGCTATTGCGCTCAGTGATCGTCCTTGCGTACTCTCCCTCGGTGGGGAGGCAGGGGATGCCGTTGCCAACGAGTCCGGTCATT encodes:
- a CDS encoding VOC family protein — protein: MRTIYPIFRYRDARPAIDWLCAAFGFTVHAVHDSPDGSVAHAELILDTGMIMVGERPDSAPRPGDEEWSVYVAVDDLDAHHARARAAGAEIVREPFDTDYGSRDYAARDLAGNVWSFGTYRP
- a CDS encoding AraC family transcriptional regulator, giving the protein MDGVAGELVVGVPEVRLRPFVERYVGYREWAAQPLVRREVAGAFVVVILGWGAPLDVVDPRSAERSAYRVDSFVAGTFDAYCATRTFGVGEGVELLLAPLAARRILGLPLGELANRAVAVEHLPGGWLDRLRCRLAAAESWSARFALLDAALAARLATAGPVDARLGRAWQRLADNGGRIGVGPLADELGWSRRHFAVRFRQEVGLSPKTVARLLRFHRAYAALGAGPGVPEALVGAEHPGLAGGWADLAVRCGYYDQSHLIRDFREFAGDTPAALLARSHSSNPG